AGCCCTAAGCTCCTTGAAGGGTACTTGGAAGACCCTGCCTCTCATTTATCTGTCCCTTCCTTCAAGTGCCTACTCCTAAGTACTGTTTGCCAGGTGCTGTTGGGCATGACACTGGTCAGAGGAAGAAAGTAGACAGAACAAGACTTGCTCTTTCTAAGTTCCAGCGGCTAAGCAGGAACTAATAATGGGAAACCATCCAGCATCACTATAGGGAGTGCCCCTGGAAGGAATGGAGGGCATCAGAACACTCTGAGCAAAGATGTGACTGGTCTGATTACTGTGTTATTACATTGTGCATAGTATTTGtttcattatcttatttcatcactttacttctttttaaactttttatcatGTAACTATTCAAACACAGACAGAAGCAGACAGAATAGCATAATCAACTGGCTGTACGCATTATAGACATTTTGCCAACTGTGACTTGTGTTTAACAGAGATCCCTCTAGTTGCTGAGTGGAGAATAGACTTAAAGGGGTCAAGGTGAAAGCCAGAAGATCTGCTGGAAGCTACTGAGTTAGCTAAGTGACAGTGGATTGGACAGAGGTGTAGCAGTAGCGGGGCAAGAAAAGGAAGGTTCCAGAGGGTTCTAGTGGCAGAGCCAATGGTTTAGACATataggaaagggagagaaagtagAAAGGTGATTCTAGGGTTTTTGGTTTTGGCatctgggtggggatggggctcTTAACTGAGATGGAGACATAGGAGGAACAGTTCTGAGATGCTCAGACATGGGGGAGAAGGCCAGCGGGAGATTGGATTTCTGTGTCTGGAATTACGGGGAGGGCTCAAGTTGGAAATACAAATTTGGGACTTGTCACTAAAGAGGTAGGTATCGATGAAACAaccagagaaaggagggaagaccAGAACCAACCATCTAGTGTTAGAGGCCAGTAGAGAAGGAGGAGCTGGGGTAGGGGGGAAATCGGGAGTCTGGACAGGATCCCAGAGAACAGAAGAGTGTCTCAGGAAGGAAGGTGCACTGATCTCATTGTGTGCTGCTGAATGCTGGCGCAGATAAGGAGAGAGAAGTGGCTGCTGGGTTTGGCTACACGGAGGTCATTAGTGACCTTGGCACAGGCTGTCTCCATGGCGTGGTGGGGCCAAAGCTCCACTGGAGTGAGGGGGGTAAAGAGGGGAGGCAGTGACTACAGTCAGATTTTAGGAGTTTGTTGGGCAGGAGAGCAACAAGGCAGCAGCTAGGGGGAAACTGAAGGGATTGAGGGAAGAGTTTTTTCAGGGGTAGAAAAGAACCCCAGCGTGGGTTTGCAGGCTGATGGGAATGACGTGGGGTGGTGGGTGATGCAGTCTTGGTGAGGAGGAGCAGAGGTTGGAAATTGGAGATCGAGGTCAGAGGAAGTATGAAGAGGCCACTGAGGAAAAATTGGCACGTATTTGTGCCAGGGAAGCGCTGTGGGTGGCAAGGTTGTGTGGAGTGTTTTCAGTGAGATTGGTCTGCACAGGTGTGTGATTCCAGTGAGGCAGGTTTGCAGGAATCTTCTGCACAGATTCTGTCAGGCTGTCCAGCTGTCTTTGGCTTGGCCCATGGTTTGGTTGCTATGTGTGGGTTGAGGGAGGTCCAGGGTGATGGGTACAGGGACCCCGGGTTATCCTCATGCCTGTTCTCGCCTCCTCCCAGGTACATGGTGCTTCCCAGACCTGTCTGTCTTGAGCCTGGCGTCTCCTACAAGCTGCATCTGAAGCTGTTGAGAACAGGGGGAAGTGCCCAGCCTGAGGCCTCTTACCCTGGACCCAGCCTGCTCATTGACTCGGTGAACAGTCCCTTCTCCTCACACCAACAAAGATGGCAGGGCCTGTGGGATGGAACCTATAGTGACTGGACAGGAAGAGTGTGTGACAGAAGCGGCAGGCCAGGGGTGGTGCTGAGCTCAGTGCTCCGGCAGTGCCCGTATGACCCCGGGTCTGAACCTCACTTCCTTGCTCATTTCTTCAGCTGGTGCTGCTGCCCCGTGTCCTGGTGATGGAGATGTTTAGTGGGGGTGACGCTGCCGCCTTGGAGCGCCGTGCCACTTTTGAACGCTACCGCTGCCACGAGGAGGGTCTGGTGCCCAGCAAGACCCTCCCCTCTGAGACCTGTGCCCCCCTCCTCATCAGCCTGTCCTCCCTGCTCTACAACGGTGCCTTGCGTGAGTGTCTGTGATGTGGGCTGGTGGGGCCGAGGTGTGGGGGTCCAGCCTAACTCGGCCCTGTCCCCACTCCCCACAGCCTGTCAGTGTGACCCCCAGGGCTCACTGAGTTCTGAGTGCAACCCCCATGGTGGTCAGTGCGTGTGCAAACCTGCAGTGGTTGGGCGCCGCTGTGACCTTTGTGCTCCTGGCTACTATGGCTTTGGCCCCACAGGTTGTCAAGGTATTTGCCTGCCCCTTCTTTCCCTCCGGCCCATGAcctttctgcctcttctttctggttctccttcttccttcctctgtgttGGACCCCATCCTCTTAGCCCTGGGTTACTTGAAGTTCTCTGCCATTCTGTGACCTTCCCACCCTGACCCCACCCAGGTTCCCCTCAAACCCCCTCCCTGGCTCAGCCTCTGCCTCGCCCCTAGCCTGCCAGTGCAGCCCTGAGGGGGCGCTCAGCGGCCTATGTGAAGGGATCAGTGGGCAGTGCCCCTGCCGACCTGGTGCCTTTGGACTTCGCTGTGACCGCTGCCAGCGTGGCCAGTGGGGATTCCCTAACTGCCGGCCATGTGTCTGCAATGGGCATGCAGATGAATGTGACACCCACACAGGCGCTTGCCTGGGCTGCCGTGACCACACTGGGGGTGAGCACTGTGACAGGTGAGCCAGCAGCAGCGATGAGTGGGTTGGTGGGAGGGCAGGCTGCTCAGGGATGACACCTCTTCCCGCCTCTCCATGCAGGTGCATTGCTGGCTTCCATGGGGACCCACGGCTGCCATATGGGGGCCAGTGCCGGCCCTGCCCATGCCCTGAAGGCCCCGGAAGCCGGCGGCACTTTGCTACATCTTGCCATCGGGATGGGTACTCCCAGCAGATGGTGTGCCACTGCAGGGCAGGCTACACGGGTGAGTAAGGTACAGGCATGGGAGCAGGGTGGGGCAGCTGGGCTGAGCACTCACGCCTTCCCCCTGACTGTGGGCAGGGCTGCGGTGTGAAGCTTGTGCCCCTGGGCACTTTGGGGACCCATCAAGGCCAGGCGGCCGGTGCCAACCATGTGAGTGCAGTGGGAACATTGACCCCACGGACCCTGATGCCTGTGATCCCCACACGGGGCAATGCCTGCGCTGCTTACACCACACAGAGGGGCCACACTGTGCCCACTGCAAGCCTGGCTTCCATGGGCAGGCTGCCCGACAGAGCTGTCACCGTGAGTGTGGAAGGGGAAAGGATGGTTGGGGTGGGGCTCTGCTGCTCGGGCTCCCCTTCATTAATGTGCTCATCTTGGCTGGCACAGGCTGTACCTGCAACTTGCTGGGCACAGATCCCCAGCAGTGCCCATCCACTGACCGGTGCAACTGTGACCCAAGCAGTGGGCAGTGCCCATGCCTCCCCAATGTCCAGGGCCCTACCTGTGACCGCTGTGCCCCCAACTTCTGGAATCTTACCAGTGGCCTTGGCTGCCAGCCCTGTGCCTGCCACCCAAGTCGAGCCAGAGGACCCACCTGCAATGAGGTATGGGTCCCTCCCATGAATCCCTGGGTAGATGGGGCCAGTGTCTGCCTCATATCTCAAGGGCTCAGCCTTTGATTGAGGCTCTGACCTCTGCCCTATTCCCACTCTAGTTTACAGGGCAGTGCCACTGCCATTCTGGCTTCGGTGGGCGAACCTGTTCCGAGTGCCAGGAGCTCCACTGGGGAGACCCTGGGTTGCAGTGCCGTGGTGAGGAAGCCAGTGGGCCCAGGGTGGATGGAGGACTTTCCAGGATGCCCCACTGGTGCCCTAACTCTGGTCTGCTCTTTCCTGCAGCCTGTGATTGTGAACCTCGTGGAATAGACACACCTCAGTGTCACCGCTCCACAGGCCACTGCAGCTGCCGCCCGGGCGTATCTGGCGTACGCTGTGACCAGTGTGCCCGTGGCTTCTCGGGTGTCTTTCCTGCCTGCCACCCCTGCCATGCGTGCTTTGGGGACTGGGACCGCGTGGTGCAGGACTTGGCTGCCCGTACACGGCGCCTGGAGCAGAGGGTGCAGGAGCTGCAGCAAACGGGTGTGCTGGGTGCCTTTGAGAGCAGCTTCCGGCACATACAGGAGAAGCTGGGCACTGTGCAGGGGATTGTGCGTGCCCGCAACACCTCAGCTGTTTCCACTGCAAAGCTCCTGGAGTCCACAGAGGAGCTGCGGTGCGGCTGGGCCTGAGATACGTGATGGGATGGGGTTGAGGCCCAACGCCAGGGCTGAAGCCTCTATAAACACCTCCCTCTCCACCGGCGCAGGCGTCAAATCGGGGAGGCTACTGAGCACCTGACCCGGCTGGAGGCAGAGTTGACAGATGTGCAGGATGAGAATTTCAATGCCAACCATGCACTAAGCAGTCTGGAGCGAGATGGGCTGGCACTTAATCTCACATTGCGGCAGCTTGACCAGCATCTGGACCTCCTGAAGCATTCAAACTTCCTGGGTGAGTTGTTGGCCAACTAGGCAGGTGGGCCACGGCTGATCTTCAGCTGACCGCCTGCCTCTGCCCAATTCAGGTGCCTATGATAGCATCCGCCATGCCCACAGCCTGTCTGCAGAGGCAGAACGTTGTGCCAACGCATCGGTCCTGACAGTGCCCAGCCTTGTGAGCAACTCAGCAGGCACCCGGCACCGGACTGAGGTGCTGATGAGTGCCCAGAGGGAGGACTTCAATCGCAAGCACATGGCCAACCAGCGGGCACTGGAGGAGCTCTCTGCCCGTTCCCAGAGCCTGAGCCTGACAGGCATAAATGAACTGGTGAGGCAGAAGCGTGGGGTGGGACACGTGTGTGTGGCCGTTCCTTCTACAGGGTCCTGACTTATTCTGTGCTTGGCAGGTGTGTGGGGCCCCAGGGGATGCACCCTGTGCTACGAGCCCTTGTGGGGGTGCCGGCTGTCGGGATGAGGATGGGCAGCCTCGCTGTGGGGGCCTCAGCTGCAATGGGGCAGTAGCCATGGCGGACCTGGCACTGGGTCGGGCCCGGCACACACAGGCAGAGCTGCAACGGGCACTGGCAGAAGGTGGTGGCATCCTGAGCCAGGTGGCAGAGACCCGTCGGCAGGCAGGCGAGGCACAGCAGCGGGCCCAGGCAGCCCTGGACAAGGCCAACGCTACCAGGGGACAGGTGGAGCAGGCCAACCAGGAACTGCGGGAACTTATCCAGAGTGTGAAGGACTTCCTGAGCCGTGAGCCTCCCGTGTGGCGCAGGCCATGTGGTTGTTTCCCCTGTGTCTGTGTTCATACGTTGTGTCCCTGGGTTCATGCTTGGTCAGAGCTGGCACTGGACCTGTGTTTATGACTCCATGTCTGGCCCCTAAGTCCTTGCCCATATGTGGTCCTCAAGTCCATGACCCTGAGTCTGTGCTCCACATATCTTCCCTGTTCTTATGGTTACATTGTTATGCCTATTAGCAAACCCATATCACATGTGCAGTCCCTGAGTCCATACCCCAAGATTGTGTCCCCACACCCGTGCTGGGGAATGTGTCCCTGAGCCCTTGCCTGTGTCCCCATAGAGGAGGGGGCTGATCCTGATAGCATTGAGATGGTGGCCACACGGGTGCTAGAGCTCTCCATCCCAGCATCACCTGAGCAGATCCAGCACCTGGCTGGCGCGATTGCAGAGCGGGTCCGGAGCCTGGCAGATGTGGACACAATCCTGGCGCGAACTATGGGAGATGTGCGTCGGGCAGAGCAGCTCCTGCAGGATGCACAGAGGGCACGGTCTGACCCCAACCCTGGCCCCCGTCCTTGGCACTTGGTCCTGATATTTGCAGGTCCTGattccttctcttccccaggAGCCGTGCTGAGAGTGAGAAACAGAAGGCGGAGACAGTACAGGCGGCACTGGAGGAGGCCCAGCGGGCACAGGGTGCTGCTCAGGGTGCTATCCAGGGGGCAGTGGTTGACACACAAGACACAGAGCAGACCCTGAAGCAGGTGTGGTCTCTATGGGACATCAGTGGGGAAAGGTTATGGGCATGCCTCATACATCTGTTTAACCCTGGGCTCACCCATGGCAGGTGCAGGAGAGGATGACAGGTGCAGAGCAGGCACTGAGCTCTGCAGGTGAGCGGGCTCAGCAACTGGATGGTCTCCTGGAGGCTCTGAAATTGAAACGAGCAGGGAATAGTCTGGCAGCCTCTAGTGCTGAAGAAACAGCAGGCAATGCCCAGGGTCGTGCCAGGGAGGCCGAGCAGGTAGGTTGAAGCAGAGCCAGCTAGAAGGGGTGAGGGTAGAGGCTAAGTCCCCACTGGCCTACCACAGTGATCCTGCCCTCTACATCCCCAGCTGCTGCAGGGCCCGCTAGGCGACCAATACCAGACAGTGAAGGCCCTGGTTGAACGCAAGGCCGAGGGTGTGCTGGCTGCGCAGGTGCGGGCAGAGCAACTGAGGGATGAGGCTCGGAGTTTGTTGCAGGCTGCTCAGGAGAAGCTGCAGAGGCTGCAAGGTGAGGATAAGGGTGGGTGGGCACTAGAGATGTGGGACTGTGGGAATAAGATCCTTCAACTGAGACCTGCCCCTTCTAGAGCTGGAGGGCACCTATGAGGAGAACGAACGAGCGCTGGAGGGTAAAGCGGCCCAGCTGGATGGGCTGGAGGCCAGAATGCGCAGCGTGCTTCAAGCCATCAACTTGCAAGTCCAGATCTACAACACCTGCCAGtgacccctgccccagccccgccccgccccgcatGAGTTACTGCCTGTGCATGGAATAGGGCCCAACCTGGCAAGGCCCCCAATAAACCGTTGTGAATCCCTCCTGTGTTGTCTGGACTCTGATTTGGGGAGGGTGGGGTCTCTGGGCGGAACCTCAAGGCTGCCCCCAACTGGGCCGGGGCGAGGCCAAGGCACCGGAGTCCCGCCTCCTCCGTTCGGGCCCGCTCCCGCCGGAAGTGCGTCACCAAATCAGCGCTAGGCCACCCGCGGCCGTAACTAGAAATCgaaagaaaacaagcaacagAGGCGGCGGTGCCGGGGACGGGGGAGGGGCGCGCCGGAACCGGAACCGACCTGACGCCGGAACCGGAACCGAGAGCGGGTTGCCAGGGCCCGAAGAGGGCTGGCGGCGGCGGCCTCGCTCGGTGAGTGGGACGGGCCGCTAATCGCCTGTCTGGCGGAGCGGGGAGGCCGCGACGCGGGCCCAGGGCGGCCTGTTCAAGGTCACGGGCCGTGCGAGCCTCTGCCCCTCGAGTCCCGCGGCGTGCCGGGCGCACCGATGAAGGCGGGGCAGTAACGCTACGCCCGTGACCGGCCTCCTGCCTCGGAAAGGGCTGGCGGCGAGCGAGGgcggcttcctggaggaggtggtggcaGGCCCAGGGTTCGGAGGTTGGAACTGGGTTGCAGCCCCGCTGGGGCGCTGGTCTGCTGTCCTGTAACCCCGAGCGGCCCTATTAGACCGGCATGGTTCTCTAAGGCAGTCCATTTACCCGCTCGAAGTTCcgggaggatgggggagggacGCGACCTTCAGCTGGGGCCCGGGTGCAGAGAGGCGGAGGGCGCCCGCTGCTTGGCTCTGGACTTGTCGTCATTAAAGATCCAGCCTACTAATCACACATCTGACCCATAGAAGGGTATCTGCCCCCACATACGCCCAGTGAACAGAAACTAGTCACTGTCTCTCCTGCTACTTGCAGCCAGGGGTCCTGGACCCATAGTTCATCCCCGCCCTTGTCTCAGTTTTGAGAACTTTATTTTGGATGGAGAAACAGCCCAGAATCCACTGGTGGGTCTGTGGGAAAATGGGTAGAAGGTCTCTGGCTCAGAGCTGATGAGTGAGTGGACCCGAGAAGGAAGGGGATGATGTCTGTTTCAATCTCAaactgcctgcctgccctgccttGGCTCTGGGGCAGGATTTCTGCTGAAAGGGTAACGTGACATCTTTTCACCCCAGCTTTTGCAGTCCCCTCTCTGCTTGGGACAGCAGCTGGACAGAGGAATCTCTTTTGAGatgtaggaggaaaaaaaaaacacctcaggaGCAGGTTCAGAGGAGGGTGGAAATTGGGAGGCAGCAGGTGCGGGCACCCTTAGCCCAGGACCTTGCCTGGGCAGTGGTAGCACCTGGGCTAGGCCTGTTTTCAGCCACAGAGCCTGGTCTTCCTACTGCACGATCgtcttttcctttcctgccttcctcctcctcctactTCTCAGGTGGTGACTAAGCAGCCAGTGAGAGTGAAGGAAAAGTGAGCACCCTGCTCAGAGTGCCAGCCCTGTGGGCTGGAGCCGTGGCTCCTCTCCAGATTGGTGGAGGAGTCTGGTCCTAGGCCACGGCTGCCTTGACCTGGCGTCTCCTCAGTGAGGCTTCCATCTTTGGCAGTCTGTGTAGCAGGCATCTGTGAGGCTCGGCCAGATGTGGTTGCTGCTACTTGCATTATTTATTCCCCCTTCAGCATAGTCTGAGTGTGTCCAAGGCTACATCAGGTGGTGGAGAGAGATTGCTCTGTAGGGTTAGGAGTATCCCAGGTTGCTGAGCCCTGGATGTAACCAAGGAGCAAATTGTTGGGCCTTGGTAGTGATCCCTGGTCCCTTCTTGTTAGGCTGTCGGTTCCTTGCTGGAGAATTTAGCCACAAAGAGTTGCCAAAATAGCTGGGCCAGGAAGAAAGCGCCGTAGCCCTGACCCAGACGCCGTCGCTGACCCCGGGGCACTCTGGCTGTCGACCAAGCGGCTCAAGATGTCTGGTGGGACCAGTGCCACTGGCCCAAGGAGAGGGCCCCCAGGATTGGAGGAGGCCACCAGTAAGAAGAAGCAGAAGGATCGAGCAAACCAGGAGAGCAAGGATGGAGACCCTAGGAGAGGTGGTAATGAGATTTGTAGAGtgaccttctcctcctccctccctgttgAGCACACAGATTGGGGGTTGGGAAATGACTtttttgctgttccttctgccctgGTCTGATGCTGAGAGAAGGACCCATGGCAGGCTGCGTAGAGCCTCAGCTTTGATGTCTGGATACTTGGCTGAAATCCTAAAGATGGTGTCTGGTGGGGTGATGAGGTCTTTAAAGCTGTCTCTCCATCATCGTTTCTCTATTCTTTCCTTTGTTGTTAGGGTCAGTGTCCACTCCTCAAGAGGAGCAGACCAAAGAGGGTGAGTAATGAATAGGCCTTTTGGGTGCTAGAGTGCCAGGGGAGAAGAGAGGTCCCTGGGGGTATAGCCCTCATCTGGAGCAGTCCCATTAGGGCTGGCTCTCTGGTACCTGCCTATCCGTCAGG
This Rhinolophus sinicus isolate RSC01 linkage group LG10, ASM3656204v1, whole genome shotgun sequence DNA region includes the following protein-coding sequences:
- the LOC109443473 gene encoding laminin subunit beta-2: MEWATGEQGRYPQGQPGPWELRVGLLLSVLATALAQAQAPDVPGCSRGSCYPATGDLLVGRADKLTASSTCGLHGPQPYCIVSHLQDEKKCFLCDSRHPFSARDNPNSHRIQNVVTSFAPQRRSAWWQSENGVPVVTIQLDLEAEFHFTHLIMTFKTFRPAAMLVERSADFGRTWHVYRYFSYDCAADFPGVPLAPPRHWDDVVCESRYSEIEPSTEGEVIYRVLDPAIPIPDPYSPRIQNLLKITNLRVNLTRLHTLGDNLLDPRLEIREKYYYALYELVVRGNCFCYGHASQCAPAPGAPAHAEGMVHGACMCKHNTRGLNCEQCRDFYHDLPWHPAEDGHSHACRKCECHGHTHSCHFDMAVYLASGNVSGGMCDGCQHNTAGRHCEVCRPFFYRDPTKDLRDPAVCRACDCDPMGSQDGGRCDPHDDPALGLVSGQCRCKEHVVGSRCQLCRDGYFGLSAHDPVGCQRCQCDARGTVPGATPCDPNSGTCFCKRLVTGRGCNRCLPGHWGLSHDLLGCRPCDCDVGGALDPQCDEATGQCRCRQHMVGRRCEQVQPGYFRPFLDHLMWEAEDTRGQVLDVVERLATPGGTPSWTGRGFVRLREGQALEFLVASVPRAMDYDVLLRLEPQVPEQWAEIELTVQRPGPVSAHSVCGHVLPKDDHIPGTLQPDTRYMVLPRPVCLEPGVSYKLHLKLLRTGGSAQPEASYPGPSLLIDSLVLLPRVLVMEMFSGGDAAALERRATFERYRCHEEGLVPSKTLPSETCAPLLISLSSLLYNGALPCQCDPQGSLSSECNPHGGQCVCKPAVVGRRCDLCAPGYYGFGPTGCQACQCSPEGALSGLCEGISGQCPCRPGAFGLRCDRCQRGQWGFPNCRPCVCNGHADECDTHTGACLGCRDHTGGEHCDRCIAGFHGDPRLPYGGQCRPCPCPEGPGSRRHFATSCHRDGYSQQMVCHCRAGYTGLRCEACAPGHFGDPSRPGGRCQPCECSGNIDPTDPDACDPHTGQCLRCLHHTEGPHCAHCKPGFHGQAARQSCHRCTCNLLGTDPQQCPSTDRCNCDPSSGQCPCLPNVQGPTCDRCAPNFWNLTSGLGCQPCACHPSRARGPTCNEFTGQCHCHSGFGGRTCSECQELHWGDPGLQCRACDCEPRGIDTPQCHRSTGHCSCRPGVSGVRCDQCARGFSGVFPACHPCHACFGDWDRVVQDLAARTRRLEQRVQELQQTGVLGAFESSFRHIQEKLGTVQGIVRARNTSAVSTAKLLESTEELRRQIGEATEHLTRLEAELTDVQDENFNANHALSSLERDGLALNLTLRQLDQHLDLLKHSNFLGAYDSIRHAHSLSAEAERCANASVLTVPSLVSNSAGTRHRTEVLMSAQREDFNRKHMANQRALEELSARSQSLSLTGINELVCGAPGDAPCATSPCGGAGCRDEDGQPRCGGLSCNGAVAMADLALGRARHTQAELQRALAEGGGILSQVAETRRQAGEAQQRAQAALDKANATRGQVEQANQELRELIQSVKDFLSQEGADPDSIEMVATRVLELSIPASPEQIQHLAGAIAERVRSLADVDTILARTMGDVRRAEQLLQDAQRARSRAESEKQKAETVQAALEEAQRAQGAAQGAIQGAVVDTQDTEQTLKQVQERMTGAEQALSSAGERAQQLDGLLEALKLKRAGNSLAASSAEETAGNAQGRAREAEQLLQGPLGDQYQTVKALVERKAEGVLAAQVRAEQLRDEARSLLQAAQEKLQRLQELEGTYEENERALEGKAAQLDGLEARMRSVLQAINLQVQIYNTCQ